The Oryzihumus leptocrescens sequence CGGAGAGAAACCTACCGTGCCGGCGGCGCGCCACGACAGCGACGCGCCGCCCACCGGTCACTCCTCGTCGAGCTCGGCGAGGATGTCGTCGCTGACGTCGCCGTTGGCCCAGACGTTCTGCACGTCGTCGCTGTCCTCGAGGGCGTCGATGACGCGGAACATCTTGCGGGCGCCGTCGGCGTCGAGCTCGACCTGCAGGGTCGGCACGAAGGAGGCCTCGGCCGAGTCGTAGTCGATCCCCGCGCCCTGGAGGGCGGTGCGGACGGCGACGAAGTCACCGGCCTCGCTGATGATCTCGAAGGACTCGCCGAGGTCGTTGACCTCCTCGGCGCCGGCGTCGAGGACCACCTCGAGCAGGTCGTCCTCGGTCAGGTCGCCCTTGGGCACGATGACGACACCCTTGCGGGTGAAGACGTAGGACACGCTGCCCGGGTCGGCGAGCTGGCCGCCGTTGCGGGTCAGCGCGGTGCGCACCTCGGCCGCCGCGCGGTTGCGGTTGTCGGTGAGGCACTCGATCAGCACGGCCACGCCGTTGGGGGCGTAGCCCTCGTACATGATCGTCTGCCAGT is a genomic window containing:
- a CDS encoding YebC/PmpR family DNA-binding transcriptional regulator, with the protein product MSGHSKWATTKHKKAAIDAKRGKLFAKLIKNIEVAARTGGGDPAGNPTLYDAIQKAKKTSVPNDNIDRAVKRGSGAEAGGADWQTIMYEGYAPNGVAVLIECLTDNRNRAAAEVRTALTRNGGQLADPGSVSYVFTRKGVVIVPKGDLTEDDLLEVVLDAGAEEVNDLGESFEIISEAGDFVAVRTALQGAGIDYDSAEASFVPTLQVELDADGARKMFRVIDALEDSDDVQNVWANGDVSDDILAELDEE